In Vicia villosa cultivar HV-30 ecotype Madison, WI unplaced genomic scaffold, Vvil1.0 ctg.000715F_1_1, whole genome shotgun sequence, the following proteins share a genomic window:
- the LOC131630664 gene encoding uncharacterized protein LOC131630664 — MIVDRMALNDLQTQHDRSPSQRKPGVFELNTNDAILAQNKILSQQVELLTKQMSKLPQQMKEIHGMQMTSHVASCELCQGDHPTGFCPPPDGEEVNYVNNQNQGYQWQPPPHNNPYQRNNQGFQPSRFINQHYQHQSPYQSSNPQGQGQQSQGGSSKLEDTLTQFMQASMANQRSNEAAIKNLENQVGQLAKQLSEQQPGASFSANTQTNPKEHCKAIVTRSGKEVNSGVNKEVIVEDEEEIIVEDEEEEVTVENEGEKSEEKIEEELVEKEQKEKEEREKNDKKVKRNKKRNENVSTIPLQHLPYPHVQSRKEDASINLIPLSVVKRLGNIEMKHTRITLQLADKSIISPYGVVQDMLVKVDKFLFPVDFVVVDMEEDRDVPLILGRPFMKTTRMMIDIDDGIMKVRVQDKEVIFTLFESMKPPKDEHDNFRIDDKKGEIIEVENQFHKDKDKANHEGKTHHKNFKVGQMVLVCNSRLKVFPSKLKSKWSGRFVVKEVRNYGSIVVEDPKTQESWTVKERRLKVYHDG, encoded by the exons ATGATAGTTGATCGTATGGCACTCAATGATCTCCAAACTCAACATGATAGGAGTCCATCACAAAGAAAGCCGGGTGTTTTTGAATTAAACACCAATGATGccatccttgctcaaaacaagATTCTCTCTCAACAAGTTGAGTTACTCACCAAGCAAATGTCGAAGCTTCCACAACAAATGAAGGAAATTCATGGGATGCAAATGACATCTCACGTAGCAAGTTGTGAACTTTGTCAAGGTGACCATCCTACCGGGTTTTGCCCTCCTCCCGATggtgaagaagtgaattatgtcAACAATCAAAACCAAGGCTATCAATGGCAACCTCCACCTCACAACAATCCTTACCAAAGAAACAACCAAGGATTCCAACCTTCACGATTCATCAATCAACACTATCAACATCAAAGTCCTTATCAAAGTTCAAACCCACAAGGCCAAGGTCAACAATCTCAAGGTGGAAGCTCAAAGTTGGAAGACACTCTTacacaattcatgcaagcatccatGGCTAATCAAAGGAGTAATGAAGCGGCCATAAAGAATTTAGAAAATCAAGTGGGTCAACTTGCAAAGCAATTGTCCGAGCAACAACCAGGAGCATCCTTTTCCGCCAACACCCAAACCAATccaaaggagcattgcaaagccatTGTTACAAGAAGTGGGAAGGAGGTGAATAGTGGCGTAAATAAAGAGGTTATAGTGGAAGATGAGGAGGAAATAatagttgaagatgaagaggaggaAGTGACAGTTGAAAATGAGGGAGAAAAGAGTGAGGAGAAGATAGAGGAAGAATTAGTTGAAAAAGagcagaaagaaaaagaagaaagagagaaaaatgacaaaaaagtgaAGAGGAATAAAAAGAGAAATGAGAATGTGAGCACAATTCCTCTCCAACATCTACCTTACCCGCATGTGCAATCAAGGAAGGAAGACGCAAG CATCAATTTAATACCTTTATCCGTTGTCAAGAGATTGGGGAACATTGAGATGAAACACACCAGGATAACTTTGCAACTAGCCGATAAGTCCATCATTTCACCATATGGAGTTGTACAAGACATGCTGGTAAAAGTGGACAAATTTTTGTTCCCGGTTGATTTTGTGGTAGTCGACATGGAGGAGGATCGTGATGTGCCATTAatacttggaagaccattcatgaagaccacccgaatgatgattgatatcgATGATGGGATTATGAAAGTAAGGGTGCAAGATAAAGAAGTAATTTTTACTCTTTTTGAGTCTATGAAGCCTCCTAAGGATGAACATGACAACTTCCGAATCGATGATAAAAAAGGAGAAATCATTGAGGTGGAGAATCAATTTCACAAGGATAAGGACAAGGCAAATCATGAGGGAAAGACTCATCACAAAAACTTTAAAGTTGGACAAATGGTGCTTGTGTGCAATTCAAGACTCAAGGTGTTTCCTAGCAAGTTAAAGTCAAAGTGGTCAGGGCGATTTGTTGTGAAAGAGGTGCGAAATTATGGATCCATTGTGGTGGAGGACCCTAAAACACAAGAAAGCTGGACTGTAAAGGAACGAAGACTCAAAGTCTACCACGATGGATAA